A part of Sesamum indicum cultivar Zhongzhi No. 13 unplaced genomic scaffold, S_indicum_v1.0 C00697, whole genome shotgun sequence genomic DNA contains:
- the LOC105155217 gene encoding stem-specific protein TSJT1-like: MLAIFHKAFAHPPEELNSPASHKVAKKPKLPEETLDEFLSSHPTNTFSMSFGDTAVLAYVRPDRCSFLHHNQRLFCGYDDIYCLFMGSLNNLCAQIKQYGLSRNANEAMLVIEAYRTLRDRGPYPADQVIKELEGSFAFVVYDSKVGTVFTALGSDGGVKLYWGIAADGSVVISDDLEVIKAGCAKSFAPFPAGCIFHSEAGLMSFEHPMNKLRAMPRVDSEGVMCGANFKVDLYSRVNSIPRVGSEANWAPWNSNES, translated from the exons ATGTTGGCTATATTCCACAAAGCGTTTGCTCATCCCCCGGAAGAGCTGAACAGCCCTGCTTCCCATAAGGTCGCCAAGAAGCCTAAGCTCCCGGAGGAAACTCTTGACGAGTTTCTCTCTTCACACCCCACTAACACTTTCTCTATGAGCTTTGGGGATACCGCAGTTCTTGCCTATGTCCGGCCTGATCGCTGTTCCTTTCTTCATCACAACCAGAG GTTATTCTGCGGGTACGATGACATATACTGTCTTTTCATGGGGAGTTTGAACAATCTGTGTGCACAAATCAAGCAGTATGGACTATCAAGAAATGCCAATGAGGCTATGCTTGTGATTGAGGCTTACAGGACACTCCGGGACCGTGGTCCCTATCCGGCAGACCAAGTCATTAAGGAACTCGAAGGGAGCTTCGCCTTCGTAGTCTACGACAGCAAAGTCGGAACCGTTTTCACCGCACTG GGCTCTGATGGTGGAGTCAAGTTGTACTGGGGCATTGCTGCCGATGGCTCCGTGGTGATTTCTGATGATTTAGAAGTGATCAAAGCAGGCTGCGCCAAGTCATTTGCGCCGTTTCCAGCAGGTTGCATATTCCATAGCGAGGCGGGGCTTATGAGCTTTGAGCATCCTATGAATAAGCTGAGGGCGATGCCGAGGGTGGATAGTGAAGGGGTGATGTGTGGGGCTAACTTCAAGGTTGATCTATATTCCAGAGTTAACAGCATTCCCCGTGTCGGGAGTGAGGCCAATTGGGCTCCCTGGAATTCGAATGAGTCGTAA